CTTCGCGGAACAGACCTTTCTGCACCAGTTCGACGAGGTTCTTCTGCGTGGCGCAAATCACCCGCACATCGACGTGGATTTCGTGATCTTCCCCGACGCGACGGAAGGTGCCATCGTTGAGGAAACGCAGCAGTTTGACCTGCATTCCCGGCGACATTTCACCGATTTCATCCAGCAGCACCGAGCCGCCGTTGGCCTGCTCGAAGAAGCCTTTTTTGCCTTCCGGCGCATGGCCGAACAGTTCGCTTTCAACCGCATCTTCCGGAATCGACGCGCAGTTCAGCGCCAGATACGGCTTCTGTGCACGCGGGCTTGCCAGATGACAGGCGTTCGCCAGCAAATCTTTCCCAGTGCCGGTATCACCGACAATCAGCAGCGGCGCACTCAGCATCGCCAGCTTGCGGGCCTGCTCAACTACGTGACGCATTTTCGGGCTAACGGCGATAATCTGACTGAAGGCGCTGACGTCCTGGCTGGTCATGGTTTGCAGCTGACGGCCCATGCGTAATGTAGAACGCAGCATCACGACGGCCCCCATCAGAACGCGCGTGGCATTTTCGCCTTCCAGCGTCACCGGGGTAATTTCCAGCAGGAAGTTTTGCCCGTTGATCACCACGTGTTCTGCGTGGGACTCCATCGGGGCGTCATCCAGCCAACGCTGGAAGTTAAAGCCGTTGATCAGCTGCGCGGCATTGTGGCTGCGCAGTTTATCCTGCGACTGGCCGAACAACTGGCAGCTCGCCGGGTTCGCCAGCTCGACTTTGCTTTTAGTGTCCAGCGAAAGCACCGGCTCCGGCATGGCTTCCAGTAACGCGCTCAGCGCCAGGT
This DNA window, taken from Scandinavium goeteborgense, encodes the following:
- the tyrR gene encoding transcriptional regulator TyrR, whose product is MRLEVFCEDRLGLTRELLDLLVLRGIDLRGIDIDPIGRIYLNFAELEFDSFRTLMAEIRRIAGVTDVRTVPWMPSEREHLALSALLEAMPEPVLSLDTKSKVELANPASCQLFGQSQDKLRSHNAAQLINGFNFQRWLDDAPMESHAEHVVINGQNFLLEITPVTLEGENATRVLMGAVVMLRSTLRMGRQLQTMTSQDVSAFSQIIAVSPKMRHVVEQARKLAMLSAPLLIVGDTGTGKDLLANACHLASPRAQKPYLALNCASIPEDAVESELFGHAPEGKKGFFEQANGGSVLLDEIGEMSPGMQVKLLRFLNDGTFRRVGEDHEIHVDVRVICATQKNLVELVQKGLFREDLYYRLNVLTLNLPPLRDRAQDIMPLTELFVARFADEQGIARPKLAADLNTVLTRYGWPGNVRQLKNAVYRALTQLDGYELRPQDILLPDYDTTTVAVGEDAMEGSLDDITSRFERSVLTQLYRSYPSTRKLAKRLGVSHTAIANKLREYGLSQKKNEE